TCAGGCAGACCTGGCACTTCCCGACTTCACAGTTCACGTACTAACCATCTGGAATTCGTCAGTGCCAAAGGCCAAGGCTGACGCGGCTCCGGCCCGGGAAGCGCCATTAATGTCTGCCGCCGAATTTGATTTCATTAGAATGTTGATCCCATTAGGTTGAATCAAACTCTTGCTTAGTTGGCCAAAAGACCAGCAATTTAACGTTCGATGTATCTTGCACTATTCAACAAAGGAAAAGTTATTTTAGTCCTTTCCTGGCATACGGCCACTTATAAACCTTAAGCCTTGTAAATTGTTTGATATAGCACACTCTTGATCTGTCAAACGACCCTTGTTACTTTGTAAATTTTTCCAAAGCAGAATGGAACTCTCAAACAAACCAGTTTTCTTAACAAAAGCGGAACGAGAGCACCTCGCCTTGCAACGCCGCAAACAAGAAACTCAGCTCTCGAATCTCACCCATTCTCGCTCTTCCTCCAACGATTTAGGCCGAAAATCAGACCGCGAATCATTGGAGGCGGAGCCACCGTGACCGGGACGACCGTAAGAGGAAGCGTGAAGACGAAGCTAGGGCTAGCCGCCtagagaaggagcttgaagcCATTAAAGAGAAGAATCTTGGTTCTAACAAGCCTAAGAAACGTGTTATCAAACCTAGCGAGAAGTTCCAGTTTTCTTTTGATTGGGAGAACCCTGAGGACACTTCTCGTGACATGAATCCCTTGTACCAAAACCCTCAAGAGGCCCATCTCTTGTTTGGGAGGGGACTTCGCGCCGGGATGGATCCGCGTGAGCAGAAGAAGCTGGCTGCCAAGAAAGAGAGGGAGCTTCGGAACAAGGAGGGCCGTGTGGAGGAAGTAGTCTATGATTCTTTTGATATGAAGGTGGATAGACATTGGAGTGATAAGAAGCTTGAGGAGATGAATGAGAGGGATTGGAGGATTTTTCGAGAGGATTACAATATTTCATACAAAGGGTCCAGGATTCCTAGACCTATTAGGAATTGGGATGAGAGTAGATTGAGTTCTGAGCTGCTTAAGGCTGCGAAGAGGGCCGGTTACAAGAAGCCGTCTCCCATTCAGATGGCGGCAATCCCTCTCGGTTTGCAACAGCGTGATGTTATTGTCATTGCGGAAACTGGTTCCGGCAAGACTGCTGCCTTTGTTCTTCCTATGTTAAGTTATGTATCTAGGTTGCCTCCTATTAGTGAAGAGAATGAGGCTGAAGGGCCTTATGCTGTGGTTTTGGCACCTACTCGCGAGCTTGCACAGCAGATTGAGAAGGAGACTGTCAAGTTTGGGCATTACTTGGGTATCAAGGTGGTCTCCATAAAGTCCATTGAGGAAGAGAGTTTCCGAATCGCACAAGGATGTGAGGTTGTCATTGCCACACCGGGGCATATGATTGATTGTTTGCAGAGGCGTCTTGTTGTTTTGAATCAGTGCAACTATGTTGTCCTTGACGAGGCTGATACAATGATAGATAAAGGGCTTGAGGACCAGGTTATTGGTGTTTTGGATGCAATGCCTTCGAGCAACTTGAAACCCGAGAATGAGGATGAAGAGATCGATGACAAGAAGATATACAGAACCACTTAAATGTTCAGTGCAACTATGCCTCTTGCTGTGGAGCGACTCGCCCGCAAATATTTGAGGAATCCTGTTGTGGTCACCATTGGCACTGCCGGAACCACCACTGATTTGAACTCTCATAATGTGGTAATGATCAGCAAGGAGTCGGAGAAGTTCGAAAAGTTAAAGAGGTTGCATGATGAAATAGTTGGTGATCATAAGACTGCTATTGTATTTGCTAACACCaagaaaaatgtaaatattgtaGCCAAGAATTTGAGCAAGAATGGGTATCATCATGTGATCACTTTGCATTCGGATTTATCACAACCACAGAGAGACTCTAACCTTGAAGGTTTTAAGACCAAGATATATAATGTCCTCGTCGCAACAGATGCTGCAGGATGAGGTATTGATGTGCCTGATGTAGCACATGTAATAAACTATGAAATGCCGCCGAAGATAGAAACTTACACTCATCGAATTGGACGTACTGGTCGTGCAGGAAAGACTGGTTTGGCCACAACATTCTTGACAATGCAAGACACTGGGGTGTTTTATGATCTCAAGAAAATGCTCATCCAGAGTAACAGTCATGTTCCTCCTGAACTAGCGACACATGAAGCCTCAAAGTTCAAGCCTGGCACAATTCCTGACAGACCACCGAGGTTTAACTAGACTATTCATACTCATTGACAAGTTTTAAGTTAGAGCATCAATTGCTCCATTAATATTGGTTTGCtactgattttgattttgaatcaATAAGAACTTCATGCTCTTTTGAGACTAATTAAGCTAGGATCACAAGTTAAAAGTAAGTAATTTTCGTCCAAACTAACCGAAAGACATTTTCCCAACTAATTGCAAGCTATTAATTTACTCATTAATCAACAAACCATATACATATACACTTGATAGTTGATACTTCCTAATTTAAGTGGAAAATTGTTGTCCAGCAGCATTGATATACGTTAAAGATTAGGGAAGCGTTGATCTTTATTTGAAGATTCAATTTCCCTTACATCACCAGTCTTGAAGAGGAGCCCTAACTTAGAGCTTTACTATAATTAGATAAACGGAAATTAAATTGTTGGAGGTGATAGATAAAAATTAAACTGGTATTGGAGAATTAGATGGTAAATAACTTGGTATTGGAGAAGAGGGTAATTAGATTGAATCAACTAAGATAGAATACAAGTAATAGGATTAATGATATTAGTTAAAATGACAGCCAAATCATATTGCGGCTTTAGCTTCCATTTCATTCATCAGTAAGCTTAGATATTTGATCAGGCAAAGTATACATACCACGAGAAAGACGCAAAACAAGTCTGAGATATATCTAGGCAGTTAATTATGGGTGCAGTTGTTTTGAGGATTGTGATTTAGTGAGCAAGCATAATCATGTTCTAGCACGATATCAACTCACTGACGACTTCGTGTATCCAGAAAATGAAGCATATGATCGTGTTTCCTCCAACAATGCTGAGGCCTTATCATCACTACTTGCCGagtccaaaacaaaacaagatgAAGCATTTGATCGTGCTTTCTCGAACAATATTGCTGAtctctcatcatcatcatcactggTTAATTTCGATTCTAATTACCAGAAGGAAGGGATTGTTCCAAACAGTATGTTAGGTGCGACATCAAAATGTTCAGCCAAGTGTGTACTCCCTTGTATGCGTCATACATTCTGATTCAAGAAGTGTGTTGTTAAATGCATTGCGATATGCGTGGCTGAACAATTTGTGCCTCCTTCACCTTCTACAGTAGGTAAAGGTAATGGTTGATTAATTACTGAGGACTGTTGCTGTCGATCTGTTGCTGCAAATATGAATGAATTTATGGTCATATTTTTTGCCACccctttttgggttttttttttgcttgggATTTTTTTTGGTGAAATCCTTGTGCGCTTATTGTAATAATTTCAATCAAAAGTTGGAATTATAAACAGAGGATTGGAACGTTTTGCGTATGGATTCTAGTGGAAAAACGTTATATTTTTGCATTTTTGTATGGAAATCTACTCTGGTCTTATATAACACATAATCGCGTAGTCTTTTAAAATAGCAAAGATCGGAAGATTGAGAGACTATTTTATCGAAATCAAATAGGCTGCATGAGGTGAACAAATATGAAGTATATATGATTCAGTATAATGCATCACAAACAAAGCCTAATgcatttccaaatttcaaatatCAATCACTTTTGAGGTATAATGTGACAATCTGTTGTTAGAGCCTATTCTATAATAATACTGAGGTTCTAAAACTTCTTCTTGAGGTATAATGTGATTCATTTACAAACCAGGAAATATTTCCTCTTCTCTGTCAGATAGATTCAAAAGAGAGTGCCTGAAAGCCATTGAATCATTTTGAGATATTAACACCTGTTGGTCTAATCACTCTAATGTTAACTAACAAGATTTCCATAACGCCTTGACAGGAATTATTAGCAATTTTTTACCCGAATTAAGTCTTCAATGGAACTGCAGAAATGCCAGATTCTGAAATTTCCAATATACAAATACTCagcatcaccaaaacaacacattACATATATTCATTAATCTTGATAATCTCCTCTTTAACAGATTCAGACCCAGTGCACAAATCAATAAACCAAAAaccaagatatatatatatatatatatatatatatatatatattcagtaAAATTGAAGCAAGTAAGCAACCATTACCGGCCGTAGACCACTCTATCACAGGTCTCCTTGAGCCACCTGAAGCTCTTCCTCAAACTCCCTTTGAGCTTCCCCTCCACAGTGTACGCCTTGTAGCTCGCcaccctcttcttcctctgcaGCTCCGGATCACTGAAGCTCCAGCTCTTCGAAATCGAGCCACTTCCCGACTTGCCCTTCTTGAACTTGCTCTCATTGTTGTGCAGTTGTGGTGGGCATGCATAGGAGGCGCTGTAGCATCTGAGATCTTTCATCCCGTTAACGGCGAAGGAGTTGGGCCCTCTTCCGGCTCCGTTGGACCCAGTTCCGTAGTAGCTCTCCAGCTCCATTCTTCCGTGTCCGTACGATTTGGATCGGAAATCGTCCATGGATTTTGTCGCTGGgtttttttgagaaaagatCTGAGGTTGGGGAAGAGTCTTGGTCACTACCGGAGGATTGTGTCAGACAGTCAACAAGTTGTGAATAATAAGGTTATTGCGGGGATGATGGGGACACTTTTACCGGCAAACTGTTGTTAAAGTAATGATATTTTTCATTCTCCAAGATGATTCTCCGGTGAAGTTGACTAAGATTGTTCTTTTTCCTTGTCGGCGGTGTATCCAAAATAGGGATGCTGACATTCACTGAGTTTCTTATGGTGGTCGAAAATTAAAGATTGACACTACTTTGTCACAAACCACGAAAATTAAGTGTGGTTAACAAAGTGTGGTTTGTTGAAGAGACTGCATTCAAAAAAGGACTTGCTGCTCATATGATATTGGTTGAGAAACATAGAGGATGTATGAAATGATGAACTGATGGAGCTCGGAAACATTTACAAAATTGGTAACTATACGTAGATTAGAGAAAGGCGACTAGGTAATTACTGCTAGTGGTCATTACATTCCGAAGTTGTATGTAGGATTCATTGAATCACCAAAAAAATTATGCTCTCGATGCACAATTTATGGATCAATGAATACTTCAATTTGTAGACTTCG
This genomic interval from Argentina anserina chromosome 1, drPotAnse1.1, whole genome shotgun sequence contains the following:
- the LOC126785004 gene encoding uncharacterized protein LOC126785004 — encoded protein: MDDFRSKSYGHGRMELESYYGTGSNGAGRGPNSFAVNGMKDLRCYSASYACPPQLHNNESKFKKGKSGSGSISKSWSFSDPELQRKKRVASYKAYTVEGKLKGSLRKSFRWLKETCDRVVYGR